From Scleropages formosus chromosome 25, fSclFor1.1, whole genome shotgun sequence, a single genomic window includes:
- the LOC108921578 gene encoding A-kinase anchor protein 1, mitochondrial-like produces MITMYRFRSIVLYGLPGVLALIGYWSYISKRRRWLNQQAEEVIRVGVATDVQKCSFQKAEGLDIQEVFLQSYGTNYATPVPGGSLYREELERGDMNPDYQDSKVVLDAEVAAAELDLLGTSDLSTQRPDPEGKVAEGPWPETNGSASQQGTEFKPCSPEELGEGPSCSPANVDLCATEKSDSLARSPSKLERNKSLTPCTADTEETLPCSPICLLADEQGLTEEIRGAVGDANSRWCEGLDPSGGLVEENDSAGSEDRTDWEGSFNSSTLSAYPPNHPLANLVEWEIEVPNHLVGRLIGKKGRSVNFLKRSSGAKIYVFNATRELQMCHIEGSKAQVDKALSLIGGRFGDLDLTDRRLILGHQLPPEAWMKLPEGEMIGVIVAKAVSLTHVFVQWNESTSQYALHSLEEQMMWCYSQHEASPLPTCVRLGELCAAPGPTGGWRRAQLRSFCGPNTVEILYLDHGGYEKVGISTLRILRPDFLSLPFQGIEVMLDSLGLPLGESQFSAEAALELEEMTKGVALLAKCVRYHKSGMPMVHIWKMVGDELVSLNHLLVQRGFAIWVETC; encoded by the exons ATGATCACGATGTACAGGTTCCGTTCCATAGTTCTGTATGGCCTACCAGgggttctggctctgataggCTACTGGTCATACATCTCAAAAAGGAGACGGTGGCTCAACCAGCAGGCTGAGGAGGTAATCAGAGTAGGTGTGGCCACAGATGTCCAAAAGTGCTCTTTCCAGAAGGCAGAGGGATTGGACATACAGGAGGTCTTCCTTCAAAGCTATGGAACGAATTATGCAACGCCAGTTCCCGGTGGATCGCTGTACAGGGAAGAACTTGAAAGAGGGGATATGAATCCAGATTACCAAGATTCCAAGGTGGTCCTTGATGCTGAAGTTGCTGCAGCTGAGCTTGATCTCCTAGGGACCAGCGATTTGTCCACCCAGAGGCCTGATCCAGAAGGAAAGGTGGCGGAGGGGCCGTGGCCTGAAACGAATGGAAGCGCCTCCCAGCAGGGTACTGAGTTTAAGCCATGCAGCCCTGAGGAGCTGGGAGAAGGACCCTCATGTAGCCCTGCCAACGTGGACCTCTGTGCTACAGAGAAATCGGACAGCTTGGCGAGGTCCCCCAGCAAGCTGGAGAGGAACAAGTCCCTGACACCATGCACAGCGGACACAGAAGAGACCCTCCCCTGCAGCCCAATTTGCCTCTTAGCAGACGAGCAGGGCCTGACCGAGGAGATAAGGGGGGCTGTTGGTGACgcaaacagcaggtggtgtgaggGACTGGATCCCAGTGGTGGGCTGGTAGAGGAAAATGACTCTGCAG GCTCTGAGGACAGGACTGACTGGGAAGGCAGTTTCAACAGTAGCACCCTGTCTGCGTACCCCCCGAACCATCCACTTGCAAACCTGGTGGAGTGGGAGATTGAGGTGCCAAAT CACCTTGTTGGACGTCTGATTGGCAAGAAAGGTCGTTCAGTGAACTTCCTGAAGCGGAGCTCTGGTGCAAAGATCTATGTGTTCAATGCAACACGGGAGCTGCAGATGTGCCACATTGAAG GTTCCAAGGCACAGGTGGACAAAGCACTGTCCCTTATTGGGGGGAGATTTGGTGACCTGGACCTGACTGATCGGCGATTGATCCTTGgtcaccagctgccccctgaGGCCTGG ATGAAACTTCCTGAAGGAGAGATGATTGGGGTAATTGTGGCAAAAGCGGTGTCACTGACCCATGTGTTTGTCCAGTGGAATGAGAGCACCTCCCAGTATGCATTGCATTCTCTTGAGGAGCAAATGATGTGGTGCTATTCGCAGCATGAGGCCTCCCCTCTACCCACCTGTGTCAGGC TTGGAGagctctgtgctgctccagggccaacaggtggttggagaagAGCACAACTCAGGAGCTTCTGTGGACCCAACACTGTGGAGATCCTCTACTTGGACCACGGCGGCTATGAGAAGGTTGGCATCAGCACACTACGGATTTTAAG GCCAGACTTCCTGTCTCTGCCTTTTCAAGGCATTGAGGTCATGCTGGACAGCCTTGGGCTCCCACTAG GGGAGAGTCAGTTTTCAGCAGAGGCAGCCTTAGAGCTGGAAGAGATGACAAAAGGAGTGGCTCTGCTTGCTAAG TGTGTGAGGTATCACAAAAGTGGCATGCCCATGGTCCACATATGGAAGATGGTGGGAGATGAG CTGGTGTCCTTGAACCATCTGCTGGTGCAGCGGGGCTTTGCCATTTGGGTGGAGACATGCTGA